A single genomic interval of Oryza sativa Japonica Group chromosome 7, ASM3414082v1 harbors:
- the LOC136357280 gene encoding uncharacterized protein, producing MSRHYSKQKEVAEQWHGPICPKIRKKVLKNADMANTCYVLPAGKGIFQVEDRNFKYIVDLSAKHFDCRRWDLTGIPCNHAISCLRSERISAESVLPPCYSLEAFSRAYAFNIWPCNDMTKWAQVNGPEVKPPIYEKKVGRPHKSRRKAPHEVQGKNGPKMSKHGVEMHCSYCKEPGHNKKGCPLRKAGLKPKLKTSRTPAASSTEELHESEQEPVEVLTQSQSAYDQLLSQVPNPMVAQMFEESSQVSQMETTHGPLPDNQYILSNQPAVVSTPMTTATKEGKSRANKRKCTTEGVSGVAATTSKNRAPRKKATATNK from the exons ATGAGTAGGCATTACAGTAAGCAGAAAGAAGTGGCAGAGCAATGGCATGGGCCTATATGCCCCAAGATCAGGAAGAAAGTACTGAAAAATGCAGATATGGCAAACACATGTTATGTTTTGCCAGCCGGGAAAGGGATTTTTCAGGTGGAAGATAGGAATTTCAAGTACATTGTTGACCTTAGTGCTAAACATTTTGACTGCAGGAGATGGGATCTAACAGGCATCCCTTGTAACCATGCTATCTCATGCTTAAGGAGTGAGAGAATTAGTGCCGAGTCAGTTCTTCCACCCTGCTATAGTTTAGAAGCATTCTCCAGAGCATATGCATTTAACATTTGGCCCTGCAATGATATGACTAAGTGGGCTCAGGTGAATGGGCCAGAAGTGAAGCCTCCAATATATGAGAAAAAGGTTGGCAGACCACATAAGTCTAGGAGGAAAGCACCACATGAGGTACAGGGAAAAAATGGGCCTAAAATGTCCAAGCATGGTGTGGAGATGCACTGCTCTTACTGCAAAGAGCCTGGACATAACAAGAAAGGGTGCCCACTGAGAAAGGCTGGACTCAAACCCAAACTGAAGACAAGTAGGACCCCAGCTGCAAGTTCTACAGAAGAGTTGCATGAATCTGAGCAAGAACCAGTAGAG GTGCTGACCCAATCTCAGTCTGCATATGACCAATTACTATCACAAGTTCCTAATCCTATGGTTGCACAGATGTTTGAGGAATCATCACAAGTGAGTCAAATGGAAACTACACATGGTCCTCTCCCAGATAACCAGTACATTCTTTCAAACCAGCCAGCTGTAGTATCTACCCCTATGACCACAGCAACAAAAGAGGGAAAATCTAGGGCCAACAAAAGGAAGTGTACAACTGAAGGAGTTTCAGGAGTTGCTGCTACTACTTCAAAGAACAGAGCTCCCAGGAAGAAAGCTACTGCTACAAACAAGTGA
- the LOC136357281 gene encoding uncharacterized protein encodes MTPDFKAYWLLPGRTLEDGLRVISTRADFEVMKSVVHKVKNFIIYFDQGDTIAGVDWDDVVANPISELPRVLSPRKMPTADRKVPNKQDDSDSDGSLEDDTDFVDSDYDISDADDDLYVDNVDMGVEDLSDCKAKSWKKAKGSQLKRKEIVVRNSDGEEVSTDDEDLQLPDSDDEGEVRLKFKAFMAEDVKNPVFKVGMVFPSVEVLRKAITEYSLKARVDIKIPRNEQKRLRAHCVEGCPWNLYASFDSRSKSMMVKTYLGEHKCQKEWVLKRCTAKWLSEKYIETFRANDKMTLGGFAKLVQLEWNLTPSRSKLARARRLAFKAIYGDEIQQYN; translated from the coding sequence ATGACTCCAGATTTTAAGGCTTATTGGTTGCTCCCTGGAAGGACTCTTGAAGATGGCCTTAGGGTTATATCTACTAGGGCTGACTTTGAAGTGATGAAATCAGTTGTGCACAAGGTTAAGAATTTTATTATCTACTTTGATCAGGGTGACACAATTGCAGGTGTAGATTGGGATGATGTAGTAGCTAATCCTATTAGTGAATTGCCTAGGGTGCTTAGTCCTAGGAAGATGCCAACTGCTGATAGGAAGGTGCCAAACAAACAAGATGACAGTGACAGTGATGGTAGCTTAGAAGATGACACAGATTTTGTGGACAGTGACTATGATATATCAGATGCAGATGATGACTTGTATGTTGACAATGTTGATATGGGTGTTGAAGACTTATCTGACTGCAAGGCAAAGTCTTGGAAGAAAGCTAAGGGCAGTCAGTTGAAGAGGAAAGAAATAGTAGTTAGAAATTCTGATGGGGAGGAAGTTTCCACTGATGATGAAGATTTGCAGCTCCCAGATTCAGATGATGAAGGTGAAGTGAGATTAAAGTTCAAGGCTTTCATGGCAGAGGATGTTAAGAACCCAGTTTTTAAGGTTGGCATGGTGTTTCCTTCAGTAGAAGTACTTAGAAAGGCCATAACAGAGTACAGTTTGAAGGCTAGAGTGGACATCAAGATACCTAGGAATGAGCAAAAAAGACTTAGGGCCCACTGTGTTGAGGGTTGCCCATGGAACTTATATGCATCATTTGATAGCAGGTCCAAGTCAATGATGGTGAAGACATATCTTGGGGAGCATAAATGTCAGAAGGAATGGGTGCTGAAAAGGTGTACTGCTAAATGGCTATCTGAGAAGTACATTGAAACTTTTAGAGCAAATGATAAGATGACACTTGGAGGGTTTGCAAAGTTAGTCCAATTAGAATGGAATCTGACTCCATCTAGAAGCAAGCTAGCCAGGGCAAGGAGATTGGCCTTCAAGGCCATATATGGTGATGAGATTCAACAATATAATTAG
- the LOC107277171 gene encoding pathogenesis-related protein PRB1-2, translating to MASKAFALVLLAAATLAMAASTAAAQSSPQDFVDAHNDARRGEGVGLPDVVWNTTLQAFAESYVAVLAATCSLDHSNSVQLGYGENLYMGGAGSASTAADAVGLWMEEKADYVYSSNTCTRGALLDCGHYTQVVWRSTTSIGCARAACSNGGGVIISCNYFPPGNFPDQRPY from the coding sequence ATGGCGTCGAAAGCCTTTGCACTCGtgctgctggcggcggcgacgctggccATGGCggccagcacggcggcggcgcagagctcGCCGCAGGACTTCGTCGACGCCCACAACGacgcccgccgcggcgagggcgtCGGCCTCCCCGACGTGGTGTGGAACACGACGCTGCAGGCGTTCGCGGAGAGCTACGTGGCGGTGCTCGCCGCCACCTGCAGCCTCGACCACTCGAACAGCGTGCAGCTGGGCTACGGCGAGAACCTGTAcatgggcggcgccggcagcgcgtcgacggcggcggacgcggtcGGCTTGTGGATGGAGGAGAAGGCGGACTACGTGTACAGCAGCAACACGTGCACGAGGGGGGCGCTGCTCGACTGCGGCCACTACACGCAGGTGGTGTGGCGGAGCACGACGTCGATCggctgcgcgcgcgccgcctgcagcaacggcggcggtgtCATCATCAGCTGCAACTATTTCCCGCCCGGCAACTTCCCCGATCAGCGCCCTTACTAG
- the LOC107277316 gene encoding pathogenesis-related protein 1 has protein sequence METPKISGVALAAAIAVVLAMATTPAVAQNSPQDFVDLHNAARRVEGVGEVVWDDAVAAYAENYAAERAGDCALIHSGSWEKAGYGENLFGGSGSEWTAADAVNSWVGEKDLYDYDSNSCLGSWDSCLHYTQVMWSRTTAIGCARVDCDNGGVFITCNYNPAGNFQGERPFERGLTLSA, from the coding sequence ATGGAGACACCAAAGATATCGGGAGTAGCACTTGCGGCAGCCATTGCCGTCGTTCTGGCCATGGCGAccacgccggcggtggcgcagaACTCGCCGCAGGACTTCGTGGACCTCCACAACGCGGCGCGACGCGTGGAGGGCGTCGGCGAGGTGGTCTGGGACGACGCCGTGGCGGCGTACGCGGAGAACTACGCGGCGGAGCGCGCCGGCGACTGCGCGCTCATCCACTCCGGCAGCTGGGAGAAGGCCGGCTACGGCGAGAACCTCTTCGGAGGCTCCGGCAGCGAGTGGACGGCAGCGGACGCCGTCAACAGCTGGGTGGGGGAGAAGGATCTGTACGACTACGACAGCAACAGCTGCCTGGGGTCGTGGGACTCGTGCCTCCACTACACGCAGGTGATGTGGAGCCGCACGACGGCGATCGGCTGCGCCCGCGTGGACTGCGACAACGGCGGCGTCTTCATCACCTGCAACTACAACCCCGCCGGCAACTTCCAGGGAGAGCGCCCCTTCGAGCGTGGCCTCACTCTCTCTGCTTAA
- the LOC107278129 gene encoding pathogenesis-related protein PRB1-3 produces MERGASFAVVMAAMAVVLATTSTAQAQTTATDIVNIHNAARSAVGVPALSWDDNLAAYAQGYANQRAGDCALRHSDRNNYQYGENLSWNPSVQAWTAASSVDQWVAEKGSYDYASNSCVGGAMCGHYTQVVWRDTTAVGCAAVACNANRGVFFICTYFPAGNVQNQRPY; encoded by the coding sequence ATGGAGAGAGGAGCGAGCTTTGCAGTGGtgatggcggccatggcggtggttCTGGCCACCACATCGACGGCGCAGGCCCAGACCACGGCGACCGACATCGTCAACATCCACAACGCCGCCCGGAGCGCCGTCGGCGTCCCGGCGCTGTCGTGGGACGACAACCTGGCGGCGTACGCGCAGGGCTACGCGAACCAGCGCGCCGGCGACTGCGCGCTGCGGCACTCCGATCGCAACAACTATCAGTACGGCGAGAACCTGTCGTGGAACCCCTCCGTGCAggcgtggacggcggcgagctccgtcGACCAGTGGGTGGCGGAGAAGGGCTCCTACGACTACGCCAGCAACAGCTGCGTCGGCGGCGCCATGTGCGGCCACTACACGCAGGTCGTGTGGCGCGACACCACCGCCGTCGgatgcgccgccgtcgcctgcaACGCCAACCGAGGCGTCTTCTTCATCTGCACCTACTTCCCCGCCGGCAACGTCCAAAACCAGAGGCCGTACTAG
- the LOC136357283 gene encoding uncharacterized protein, which produces MTPDFKAYWLLPGRTLEDGLRVISTRADFEVMKSVVHKVKNFIIYFDQGDTIAGVDWDDVVANPISELPRVLSPRKMPTADRKVPNKQDDSDSDGSLEDDTDFVDSDYDISDADDDLYVDNVDMGVEDLSDCKAKSWKKAKGSQLKRKEIVVRNSDGEEVSTDDEDLQLPDSDDEGEVRLKFKAFMAEDVKNPVFKVGMVFPSVEVLKKAITEYSLKARVDIKIPRNEQKRLRAHCVEGCPWNLYASFDSRSKSMMVKTYLGEHKCQKEWVLKRCTAKWLSEKYIETFRANDKMTLGGFAKLVQLEWNLTPSRSKLARARRLAFKAIYGDEIQQYN; this is translated from the coding sequence ATGACTCCAGATTTTAAGGCTTATTGGTTGCTCCCTGGAAGGACTCTTGAAGATGGCCTTAGGGTTATATCTACTAGGGCTGACTTTGAAGTGATGAAATCAGTTGTGCACAAGGTTAAGAATTTTATTATCTACTTTGATCAGGGTGACACAATTGCAGGTGTAGATTGGGATGATGTAGTAGCTAATCCTATTAGTGAATTGCCTAGGGTGCTTAGTCCTAGGAAGATGCCAACTGCTGATAGGAAGGTGCCAAACAAACAAGATGACAGTGACAGTGATGGTAGCTTAGAAGATGACACAGATTTTGTGGACAGTGACTATGATATATCAGATGCAGATGATGACTTGTATGTTGACAATGTTGATATGGGTGTTGAAGACTTATCTGACTGCAAGGCAAAGTCTTGGAAGAAAGCTAAGGGCAGTCAGTTGAAGAGGAAAGAAATAGTAGTTAGAAATTCTGATGGGGAGGAAGTTTCCACTGATGATGAAGATTTGCAGCTCCCAGATTCAGATGATGAAGGTGAAGTGAGATTAAAGTTCAAGGCTTTCATGGCAGAGGATGTTAAGAACCCAGTTTTTAAGGTTGGCATGGTGTTTCCTTCAGTAGAAGTACTTAAAAAGGCCATAACAGAGTACAGTTTGAAGGCTAGAGTGGACATCAAGATACCTAGGAATGAGCAAAAAAGACTTAGGGCCCACTGTGTTGAGGGTTGCCCATGGAACTTATATGCATCATTTGATAGCAGGTCCAAGTCAATGATGGTGAAGACATATCTTGGGGAGCATAAATGTCAGAAGGAATGGGTGCTGAAAAGGTGTACTGCTAAATGGCTATCTGAGAAGTACATTGAAACTTTTAGAGCAAATGATAAGATGACACTTGGAGGGTTTGCAAAGTTAGTCCAATTAGAATGGAATCTGACTCCATCTAGAAGCAAGCTAGCCAGGGCAAGGAGATTGGCCTTCAAGGCCATATATGGTGATGAGATTCAACAATATAATTAG